In the genome of Myxococcus stipitatus, one region contains:
- a CDS encoding carotenoid oxygenase family protein — MNEAPKPPVSPLPFPVPRDEPPPAPPHEPDGTTYPGLQVPPGPRPGMPHNAMTSDRTPYMREPLKVLAGTLPPDLHGHVYVAGPSVHAGSPALASDGLLLRLDFDGAHATFSSALMKTPSYYAREPINAGETKRGPLTRYLQEFRDTTLSDVSIAYGAQEAPNTAPFLVEGENMLLVTTDAGRPWAIHPLTLKAYTPLGYKREWKPAVPAPWAFPLLQSTAHPAFAPEPAVPISPEKESQQKPRLFFTNHAPKWPLGEGWTQLVTWDTWENRLHHWALMDAATGKPVVTQSLHQIAVTRDYVVLLDSNFPVNFWSIAAQAALPGMTRVQRFVDRVTSEPSYPQAVFWVVRRSDLRPSPGTLSRDDPPRIPAFRFQSGGGGLHFAARYENPDDVITLVAGHSPSEDLSHTLEEGDLLINGNRAQAYQQGMPTAVPMTRSSLGVHRIDMRRLRIESRLYAHDDFTWGLTVFSNAGLINGELETNLRLYLREVPRPPTQDSASDEVGGVKWGIPDDELAIYFNSDGFTADMVPEHLYQLYKPIVGDKAGLPIQEGRAASFFKFFVHSGRFEGYVLPTGWFGFAPQFVPSIKLPKVPYWKGYVVALVVSDPTPDLPPNSTGDEVWIFDSENIAKGPICRLGSRNFDVGMTLHTTFLPPGLGDILDGNIPDGLPYAVNVREDYNVDEIQKAYENWLPGLFPRVPKALFAPWRMGVRWALNFPKLRKVFERDVYPHFPLRPPEKHSKNE; from the coding sequence ATGAACGAAGCGCCCAAGCCACCCGTGTCTCCGCTTCCCTTCCCCGTCCCGCGCGATGAGCCACCTCCCGCGCCTCCCCACGAGCCGGACGGGACCACGTACCCCGGCCTCCAGGTTCCTCCGGGACCGCGGCCAGGCATGCCGCACAACGCGATGACGTCCGACCGGACGCCGTACATGCGCGAGCCGCTCAAGGTGCTCGCCGGCACCCTGCCGCCGGATCTGCACGGCCACGTCTATGTCGCGGGGCCCAGCGTGCACGCGGGCTCGCCAGCCCTGGCCTCGGATGGACTGTTGCTGCGGCTCGACTTCGACGGCGCGCACGCGACCTTCAGCTCGGCCCTCATGAAGACGCCGTCGTACTACGCGCGCGAGCCCATCAACGCGGGTGAGACGAAGCGCGGCCCGCTCACGCGCTACCTCCAGGAGTTTCGAGACACCACGCTCTCCGACGTCTCGATTGCCTACGGCGCGCAGGAAGCCCCCAACACGGCGCCGTTCCTCGTCGAGGGCGAGAACATGCTGCTCGTCACCACGGACGCCGGCCGGCCGTGGGCCATCCACCCGCTCACCCTGAAGGCGTACACGCCGCTCGGCTACAAGCGCGAGTGGAAGCCCGCGGTGCCCGCGCCCTGGGCGTTCCCGCTGCTGCAGAGCACCGCGCACCCCGCCTTCGCCCCTGAGCCCGCGGTCCCCATCTCCCCGGAGAAGGAGTCGCAGCAGAAGCCGCGCCTGTTCTTCACCAACCACGCGCCCAAGTGGCCGCTGGGCGAGGGCTGGACGCAGCTGGTGACGTGGGACACCTGGGAGAACCGCCTCCACCACTGGGCCCTCATGGACGCGGCCACGGGCAAGCCCGTGGTGACCCAGTCGCTCCACCAGATTGCCGTCACGCGCGACTATGTGGTGCTGCTGGACAGCAACTTCCCGGTCAACTTCTGGAGCATCGCGGCGCAAGCGGCGCTGCCCGGGATGACACGCGTGCAGCGCTTCGTGGACCGCGTCACCTCCGAGCCGTCGTATCCGCAGGCGGTGTTCTGGGTGGTGCGGCGCTCGGACCTGCGGCCTTCGCCCGGCACGCTGTCTCGCGACGACCCGCCGCGCATTCCCGCGTTCCGCTTCCAGTCCGGCGGTGGCGGCCTGCACTTCGCCGCGCGCTACGAGAACCCGGACGACGTCATCACGTTGGTCGCGGGGCACTCGCCCTCCGAGGATTTGTCTCACACCCTCGAGGAAGGCGACCTGCTCATCAACGGCAACCGGGCGCAGGCCTATCAGCAGGGCATGCCCACGGCGGTGCCGATGACACGCAGCTCGCTGGGCGTGCATCGCATCGACATGCGCCGGCTGCGCATCGAGTCCCGGCTGTACGCGCACGACGACTTCACCTGGGGCCTCACCGTGTTCTCCAACGCGGGCCTCATCAACGGCGAGCTCGAGACGAACCTGCGGCTGTACCTGCGCGAGGTTCCGCGCCCGCCGACGCAGGACAGCGCCTCGGATGAGGTGGGGGGCGTGAAGTGGGGCATCCCCGATGACGAGCTCGCCATCTACTTCAACTCGGATGGCTTCACGGCGGACATGGTGCCCGAGCACCTGTACCAGCTCTACAAGCCCATCGTCGGAGACAAGGCGGGCCTGCCCATCCAGGAGGGCCGGGCCGCGAGCTTCTTCAAGTTCTTCGTCCACTCCGGTCGCTTCGAGGGGTACGTGCTCCCCACGGGCTGGTTCGGCTTCGCGCCGCAGTTCGTGCCGAGCATCAAGCTGCCGAAGGTGCCCTACTGGAAGGGCTACGTCGTCGCGCTGGTGGTCTCGGACCCGACGCCGGACCTCCCGCCCAACTCCACGGGCGACGAGGTGTGGATCTTCGACTCGGAGAACATCGCGAAGGGTCCCATCTGCCGGCTCGGCAGCAGGAACTTCGACGTGGGCATGACGTTGCACACCACGTTCCTGCCGCCGGGGCTGGGCGACATCCTCGACGGCAACATCCCCGATGGGCTTCCGTACGCCGTCAACGTGCGCGAGGACTACAACGTCGACGAGATACAGAAGGCCTACGAGAACTGGCTGCCCGGCCTGTTCCCGCGCGTCCCGAAAGCGCTCTTCGCGCCCTGGCGGATGGGCGTGCGGTGGGCGCTCAACTTCCCGAAGCTGCGCAAGGTCTTCGAGCGGGACGTGTATCCCCACTTCCCGCTCCGGCCGCCCGAGAAGCACTCGAAGAACGAGTGA
- a CDS encoding protein kinase domain-containing protein yields the protein MNEQDLSQPRVIGGRYVLERMLAGGGMGTVWVAMDPKLQRRVALKLMASHCAPTTHSLRQFEWEAQAIARFQSPHVIQVHDCDLAGETPYIVMELLEGEDLESLLNRRGRLSLAMVERLLAQASHALTAAHAAGVIHRDLKPANLFLSRSASGEVVKVLDFGLALLTQGGAAQPHPDEEMAGTPRYMSPEQLRSLSPRLDHRCDLWALAVVAYRALTGQHPFPLESLRQMRLGNKPPPAVPPSTLVPELGAEVDAFFARALDLEPSARFQSAHELSSAFSARVEAGRPFRPAKVLVVDDEPDVAVMMEQSFRKQIRRSVYQFLFAADGEEALEELRQHPDTAVVLCDINMPRMDGLTFLSRVGEVSALVRVVIVSAYGDMSNLRTAMNRGAFDFITKPIDFPDLEATLVKTLKHVRELRRTVRYTEENGLLRMFVPGGVLERIPPMLQGTEAMAGEWVEGTVVFIDVDGFTPVLRQEAPPESLRRLNANFEAIVPEVLARGGTVDKFVGDAVMAVFRGPEHVDRALEACLAIRRQLEILALKGGATAPYAHGVCMGLDSGDLVAGSIGAKASGRLDYTVLGDAVNTAARLASLAGRGQVLLSDRTRTRAREPYVYAPLGEQQLPGTALSLTVFELLRGEGARAVAPEDTTPLVGPASV from the coding sequence ATGAACGAACAAGACCTGTCTCAGCCGCGTGTCATCGGCGGGCGATACGTCCTGGAGCGAATGCTCGCGGGCGGTGGAATGGGCACCGTTTGGGTGGCGATGGACCCCAAGCTCCAGCGCCGCGTGGCGCTCAAGCTGATGGCGAGCCACTGCGCGCCCACGACGCATTCCTTGCGCCAGTTCGAGTGGGAGGCGCAGGCCATCGCCCGCTTCCAGAGTCCCCACGTCATCCAGGTCCACGACTGCGACCTGGCGGGCGAGACGCCCTACATCGTCATGGAGCTCCTGGAGGGCGAGGACCTGGAGTCGTTGCTGAACCGGCGCGGCAGGCTGTCGCTCGCCATGGTGGAGCGGCTGCTCGCCCAGGCGTCCCACGCCCTCACCGCCGCGCACGCCGCGGGTGTCATCCACCGGGACCTCAAGCCCGCGAACCTGTTCCTGTCCCGCAGTGCGTCGGGCGAAGTGGTGAAGGTGCTCGACTTCGGCCTCGCGCTGCTGACCCAAGGGGGCGCCGCGCAGCCGCACCCGGACGAGGAGATGGCGGGCACGCCCCGGTACATGAGCCCCGAGCAGCTCCGGAGCCTGTCACCGCGGCTGGACCACCGCTGCGACCTGTGGGCCCTGGCCGTGGTGGCGTACCGGGCGCTCACCGGGCAGCACCCGTTTCCGCTGGAGTCACTGCGGCAGATGCGCCTGGGCAACAAGCCGCCTCCCGCGGTGCCGCCCTCCACGCTGGTGCCCGAGCTGGGCGCGGAGGTGGATGCCTTCTTCGCGCGTGCGCTGGACCTGGAGCCGTCCGCGCGCTTCCAGTCCGCGCACGAGCTGTCCTCGGCCTTCTCCGCGCGAGTGGAGGCGGGGCGTCCCTTCCGTCCGGCCAAGGTGCTGGTGGTGGATGACGAGCCCGACGTCGCGGTGATGATGGAGCAGAGCTTCCGCAAGCAGATCCGCCGCTCCGTCTACCAGTTCCTCTTCGCGGCGGATGGCGAGGAGGCGCTCGAGGAGCTGCGCCAGCACCCGGACACGGCCGTCGTCCTGTGTGACATCAACATGCCGCGCATGGACGGGCTCACGTTCCTGTCGCGCGTGGGGGAGGTGAGCGCGCTCGTCCGCGTGGTCATCGTCTCGGCGTACGGCGACATGAGCAACCTGCGCACGGCGATGAACCGAGGGGCCTTCGACTTCATCACCAAGCCCATCGACTTCCCGGACCTGGAGGCCACGCTCGTCAAGACGCTCAAGCACGTGCGCGAGCTGCGGCGCACGGTGCGCTACACCGAGGAGAACGGCCTTCTGCGCATGTTCGTCCCGGGCGGCGTGCTGGAGCGCATCCCGCCCATGCTGCAGGGCACGGAGGCCATGGCCGGCGAGTGGGTGGAGGGCACCGTCGTCTTCATCGACGTGGATGGCTTCACCCCCGTGCTCCGCCAGGAGGCCCCGCCCGAGTCCCTGCGCCGCCTCAACGCCAACTTCGAGGCCATTGTCCCGGAGGTGCTCGCGCGCGGCGGAACGGTGGACAAGTTCGTGGGTGACGCGGTGATGGCCGTGTTCCGGGGTCCGGAGCACGTGGACCGCGCGCTGGAGGCCTGTCTCGCCATCCGCCGGCAGCTCGAGATTCTCGCGCTGAAGGGCGGAGCGACGGCGCCGTATGCCCACGGCGTCTGCATGGGGCTGGACTCGGGCGATCTGGTGGCGGGGAGCATCGGCGCGAAGGCGTCGGGCCGGCTCGACTACACGGTGCTGGGGGACGCGGTGAACACGGCGGCGCGGCTCGCGTCGCTGGCGGGCCGAGGGCAGGTGCTCCTCAGCGACAGGACGCGGACGCGGGCTCGGGAGCCCTACGTCTACGCGCCCCTGGGTGAGCAGCAGCTGCCGGGGACGGCGCTGTCGCTCACGGTCT